The genomic segment CCTTGCTTCCTTTAATCATAGAAATGGTTGAATGCTGCCCTTTAGGTGGGCTTGGTTCAGGTCTTCAAGGAATACACTTTGGCCGTTGGATTATGATGCACTATTGAGCACTTTGAGGTTGATAAAAATGTTACTTCGCCATTTTTCATAGATGTATGAGCGGTTTATTCTTAGACCTGCAGCATGCTTTAGTTGGAGCTCTTGAAGCAATGGCTGTTTCTctgctctgtttttttttttctcttttatgcAGTAGACTGTTTGTTTGCCTGCAGTGAttgttgtgacttgtgaggttTTGTACTGCGCCGCTTTAGCTCAAGTGCTCCTATGTGCAGCATCCCGTTACTGGTCTAATTTAAGTTTGTTTATATGACTATTCTCTGAGATTGATTTCTGCATTTTGTATATTCTGTGAACTGACAGGTATTGCAATCCCTTTTTCTGTGTTGCTAATATCTGAGGAGCAAAGACCACTGCTGGTTCCGAGCAGGATTTCTAATTGGTGGAAGCTTTTATCTGTagttggactttgatgaatcaacTGGTCTCTTGTATATTGTGAAATCGCAATGGGTTCATCTCCCTCCAAAGCCACCAGAGAGGATGCCCTAGTTCTGTGCAAGGATCGAATGCGCCATATCAGGCGATCCATTGATTCAAGAGATGCACTGTCAGCAGCGCACTTATCATATACTCAATCCCTCCGCAGTGTGGGGACCGCACTGCGGCGGTATGCTGAGTCTGAGATCTCACCAGAGTCATCGCTCTTCATTTCAGAAGTGGATAAGTCGCCATCACATTCCTCTATGGCATCCCCATCACCTTCTCGTGCAGTAGAGAATGTTAGCTCTCCGGTGCATCAAGCAAGTCAAATGACTCCTCCCTCAACAAGAATTCATTACATGAAAGCGGCAGGAGCCACTCCAATAACAATCACAATCGATCCATCTGCTGCTGAATTTGTGGGGCAAGAATCTCCGGTCTCTACTTTTGTGCCCccgccaccaccattgcccCCAGAATTATGTACCTCGTGGGACTTCTTTGATCCCATTGCTGCTGCTGGTAGTGCTTCTTCCAACAATGAGAACGGGCTAACCTTGAACTTTAGTAGATTGAAGGGTTTGAGAGATTCAAGGGAAGCCGAAGTAGTGCCATTGAAAGAAGACAACAAAGAAGAAGCAATCATGTCCGATAGAAGGCATACAAAACTTCCTTGTGGCAATACATCTTCTAAGCAGGAAAGCGAGCCAAAGCAAAGTGGGATGAGTAAACCAAGTCAAATGGTTGATGCTTCAACCAAAGCTACTTCTTCTGAGCAGGTTGCTGCAAAGGTGGAGGAAAGCGAGATGGAAAAAGAATTGTGCGCAGAGACAGAAGATCCTTCAGAGTTCATTACTCATCGTGCGAAAGATTTTGTGTCGAGCATGAAGGACATTGAAACCCGGTTTATACGTGCAGCCGAAGCAGGGAATGAGGTTTCCAGAATGCTTGAGACAAAGAAGATAAGACTTGACATATGTGCTAAAATACCAGGTGATAATCATGAGGGGTGCAGGTATCTTGTATTTTTTTCAGGATTATGTTAGCATTTTTTTATGAAGgtttaatttgttttatttctCAAATACTAGGTTCTCCAAGCAAGCCACCTACTGCCCAGTTTGTGTCAGCACTTCGAGTCTGCTGCAATCGTGACATTATTCTCAACCAGGGTAAGCGACCTGTTCTCATTGGTCACTTCTCATTATTGTTATCATAATGTTTGCTTGAAGTACTAGTTTTGAATGTTTCTGTAGAAACTGCACAGCATGTTTCAAAGGTTGTCACGTGGAAGCGTTCTGTCTCATCTTTATCATCATCCTCTAAGAGTGCACTTATGCCATCGATGATTAAAGATGACGTGGACGACAGTAATAGTGATTTTGTTGAGGAATTTGCCATGGTATCTGGAAGCCACTCTTCTACGCTGGACAGGCTACACGCATGGGAGAGAAAACTATACGATGAAATCAAGGTACATTTTAAGTACATGTGCACTAAACCCGTCCACTATGATGTGTCAATCTCAAACTGTTTGCTAGGgatcatgaattagttattagtgTCCCTTCTCTACATGAAATGCTTGTTGTTTTGTTGATATCAAGTAAAAAACTGGTGTATTTTATCCGGCGGTTCTTAACACTGTTTCTGAGACTAGTGATATCTCTTGTCACAATGTTGATAAATGGAAAACACTTAGTACTTGATctgtactccctccgattgcaaatgtaggtcgttttagacttgtacactaggattaagaaagtagatcaaatgaccttgttgccctttatttattctgcattggaaaagataactcatttatttatgagagtagtagcatttattaaataagggtaaaaagggaacaaaagagaaaaaagtgcatagaagttcgagaatgacttatatttagagaatagttgaggatgctaaaacgacctatatttacaatcagagggagtattaaTCTTGCATTTATATGTGCTTTATAACTCAAGTGTAGTTTGCAGATAACTTGTATGCTAGCTAGCAAAGCATAGGGTGCAGGTTGGGAAATGTCAATAGCTATTATGAAACCTCTCCTTCATCAGTTGGACTCTTGTTGGCATACTGAATCACTATCACTGGCTTACTGCATTATTTGGTGTATGTAGGCTAGTGAAAATGTCAGAAAGGCTTATGATGAGAAATGTAACCTCCTCCGGCGCCAATTCGCACGAGGTCTAAATGCACAGCTGATTGATAAGACTAGAGCTGTTGTAAAGGATCTGCATTCCAGGGTATCTGTTGCGATCCAGGCTGTTGATGCAATCTCCAAAAGAATCGAGAAGATAAGGGATGAAGAACTGCAGCCACAGCTTGTTGAGCTTATTCAAGGGTATATACCTGATAGCATATACATAGCAAACATTTTTCTTAGATAGACTTAATCTTGTCATTTCTTTTACCACAACTGTGCATGCACCTTCCTGCTTAATATTTCCTTTTCTAGTGTATGTTAGTAAAAAGTTTCAACTGTCAATATCACTCCAAATTAATTGTCAGCACAATACCGAGAACCAGAATATTACAATTCACAACCTATTCTCAGAAGTACCCTTGTTTTGCTGAACATTCTGATGTCTCACATTTCTACCTTCAATCTGTGCTGATCAGAATCTGTTTTGGATATACTGATTTTACAACACCATGCTCACATTTCTTGTCTATTAACCTTGAACATGCAGCCTAATCAGAATGTGGAAATCAATGCTGGAATGCCACCACAAACAATTCATCACAATCTCACTGGCATACCATGTGAAAGGCTCAACCACGGTGCAACAAGGCGAGCACCACCGCCAAGCGGCGATGCATATGTGGAACGACATGGACTGCTTTTCCTCCAGCTTCAAAAACTGGATCACCGCTCACAAGTTGTACGTCGAGGCCCTCAATGCATGGCTCCAGAAGTGCGTCCTGCAGCCACCCCAACGCAGGCGGAAGCGCAAGGTCTCCTTTCCTCCCCGCCAGGCCGTCTCCCCTCCAATATTTGTCCTCTGCCGAGACTGGCTTGCCATGATGGAATCGCTCCCCACCGACGAGTTATGCATGTCCATCAAAGACGTAATGCAGCTCATCCGTAGCTCGTTTGAGCACCAGGATGACCAGAACAAACCCAAAAGCGAGTTGCAGGAGTGCGGGATGCTGGAGAACAACGTGCGGGAGGAGGTTAGTGGAAGCGTAGCGGCAGCCGAAGGGTTGCAGTCAAGGCTGACGACGGTTCTTGATCGCCTGACAAAGTTCTCAGAGGCTTCGCTGAAGTGCTACGAGGAGCTCAAGCAGAACTATGAGATGGCTTGCGATGATTACAGGAGAGTCGGACCAAATGCTCAACTTGTTTAGCCGTACGTTGATTGTGCTGTATTTTTCTGGATAAAAGTTTCTAGTCTTTCTGTATATATTTTATGAACGATCAGATTATGGTAGAATCTTTGGCCTAATATTAGTGCCATCAGTTATCTATGCCTCAGTGTTGTGACCTTTTTCACAATGACAGGACAAGTAATTTATCAGAAAATTCAGCGTGCATCTAGTCTTCTACTCGCCTTGCAGTAATGTCATATATACTGGTATGGTTTTGCAAATAATACgggtagatttgtcttgaaaagtagtttcataataatataactttgctatattctataaatatattatataaaaaatactaGTTAAATATGTGTTTTAGAAACCGTATCGATATCTAAAATCATACTTATTTGTGATTAGAGGGAGTGTGTTTAGCTCACTGATTTTCATGTTTGAGTAGTAATAATACTATTCAacatcatataaaaaagttgtaCCAAAATTCAGTCCTTTATCTGTTTCTTTTAGACTTGGGGTGATTTTTTTCATCCCCAGCTAAGCCATTTTTGGCAAACAAAGTACcatcttttttgttgtttttatttaCACTGTAACGCTGAACATAGCATATCTCGGCAACTCTCTTGCcgttcttttgaaaaaaaaaatattgacaaGGAGACCGTGCTTTACGTATACTAGCATGGATAAACTTATTTGCTCATCTATACACTTCATTGCAACTTAGTATGCAAGATATCTTGGTGGTATGTATAGCATCTAAAAGCTGACTAGCAGGATTTTGACTGTTGAAACGCCCGGATTTTGCGGAGGCGATTTTTTTGGGAGCCATCGGTGCCATTCGCCGCTGGCTGGCAGGCCTCGTCGTCGGCGTTCGGTGCCTTCCTTCCTGGATCGTCGACATGTTAGCGTGATGGATCGGGTGCAGTAGGTCGATTGGTGGTTCGCGCGAGGTAGATCGCAGGTGGTGGGGGCTCGTCTGATGTCGCCGGCTCGTCGTCGTCGCATCTTCGGCCACCTGGTTAGCTGATGGGTGCTTTGCTAGGAGGAATCGCCGGCTGACTTCTGAACCCAAAGCACATACCAAATTCGTCAGATTTACAATCGGCAGTTAGAATCAAGCTGAGGGGGAAGGACCTGGGAGATATCTGCGAAAGGTTTTGGAAAATTCCACAGGGTGTCGACAGGCTTTCCTCTCTGCACTCCAACTCCAAAACTAGCCAACGAAAATCATATGCCCAGGTCCTCATGGCTGCTCGTTTTGGCCCGAACGAGTTCAAGTTCGGCAAGGCGCCGGGCGCTGGTCTTGGAGGTTCCAGCCATGCCGCTACTGCGGCGGCTCTCACAGGCAGTCACGTTGACAATGCAGAGGAGGGTGGATCAAGGCCGCCTTGCTTCTCCTCTTTCAGTGATGCCGACACTCCCGCAGAGGCTTTGGTGCTCGATCTGGCCCTGGGGGGCTGCACAACAGCTCCTTCTCCTTCGGGGCGCCGTGCTCAGGGTTCATGGCATCTGCTGGCTCCGAGCAGCGGGCTCAGGGTTCATGGCAAGAAGTCAAGAACAGCGCATGCATGCCGCCAAGCTCTGCTAGCGTTCCTGAAAAGGGTGAGGCCCAGGCCGTGGCAATGGAAAATGGCACCATCAATTCCATAGAGGACAAGGCATTGAGAGATGGCCCGTCGTCTACGGTGAAGGCCCGGGGGGCTCTTTCCCTTGGCTTCTTCTCCGCTTGTTCCAGTGGCTATGCCCACCGAGTCAGACCAATGCAAGATGCCGAGTCACACGCTCCCTAAATACAGGGCGGATGAGCTTCTTCATACGTTGTCTGGAGAAGAGAGGCGGCACGTCAGCTCCGCTGGTCCGGCGATGGTTGGCACGCCGCTGGCCAGAGCAAACTCATCTCCGGGAGGATCTGTTGGATACTCGACGAACTCATCCAGGGATGAGCAGATGCGGCATTTGGTGTGCGGTGGTTCAAATACGCCGGCTGTTACTTTGCAAGGTGAGACTAATATATATGGAGGAGGCAACTGTGGATACTGGGGGAGATGGTGTTTCTGTGCCGCCATTGGTGCATCCTGTTAGTCGATCGCGGCAGCAGAGGAACACGAAGGTTAAGCCGCTGGCTTTAACGGCTGAGCTCTGTCACAGTGAGCGAACGGCAACAGCTCCCAGCGCTGGCGGAGTGGCGGCTTCGGACGAGGACTCGCTGGGTCGCGCAATGCATCTCACTGCAGCAAGGAAGCTTGATGGGCTAGTTCTGTGCAATCCCATAGGAACCAGCAGCAAGGTACAGGAGGGCCCTGATACGGTCACTGGCAGATATGCGTCATCGACATTGCATCGCCAATAGGTATGTCGGCGGATGCTTCTCTTTATTTGTGTTCGTCCTCTAATGATCGCATCATGACCAACATTTCTAATCTTGGATTAACAATGGGTAGTAATGAAGAAGATATATTATAATCCATTAAGGTGCTTAAGAACATGGAAATTGCCAAATCAGGATAGGCGTCCAGAAAAACTAAACAAATAAGAGTAACAATGAAAACTTAGAAACGACTGAATATAGTGCGGATGAGTCGGAATCAGATGCTTTTGATCCACTCTTATCCCACTTAATCAAAGATCTAACGGTGGATAGGGATAAGGTTGATCTTGGTAGCATGTCATGCGACCTGCAGGATACACCTCGAAAGTTAGAATCCCGTACCACAAAGTTAAAAAAACAAGGAAGCCAGAAAATCAAGAAAGTAAAGTCAAAAAATAAAACCAATAATGTCAAATGTAAGGAGTTTTCTGGAATAGCAGATGTTTTAGTGACTTGGCTAAACTCTGTTACATAAACGACTGTGTCCATGACAATAGACTGGATTTTATTGCTCTATTGGAGATGAGGAAAAGCGAGGCAGACAATGGTTTGCTCAATCGTCTTTCCAGCAGAATGGACTTTTCTTGCCATATGGTAGGTCTAGTGGTATCATAGTTGGGGTGAATTTGACCACTTATGAGATTATCCATATTTCGGATGGGGACTTTTCAATAAAATTTCATCTCCGAAACAAGATGAACTCATTCAAGTAGACCCTTATTGCAGTGTACAGACCCGCTCAAAACACCAAAACCAAAGTCTCTTGAACTTGTCAACATTTGTTGTAATAACCCTCACCCCTTActaatggggggggggggggctttaaCATGTTAAGGTTTAGGCGgaaaaaaataacaacataTTCTCAAATCGATGGCCATCCTTGTTCAATGCTGTAATCGACAGCTTGGATCTAAGGGAAATAGATATGACTGGCCACTAATACACTTGGTCAAATAACCGTCAAAAACCCACCTTCGAGAAACTGGATTGGGTGCTAATGTCCACTGAATGAGAACTAAAATACCCAAAGGTAACTGTCCAAGCTCGTGAAGGGTTTGCGGACTCCTTAGCACCGGACTCAAACCCTCAAGGTGGTCATAGACCCTTTAAGCTAGAACTAGGAGGACTAGCTCGTGAAGGGTGTGCGGATCGAGTAAAGGATGTGTGGAACCGAACGAATAAAGGACGTACACCAATTCAAAAATGGACAAACAAACTTAGTGCACCGAGATGGTACCTTAGAGGATGGGTTGCCCACACCAGTGGAACTTATAAGCAGCAAAAGAAAGAGCTTCTGGAGACCATAGATGCTCTTGACAAAGATTCAGAGTCAAGAGACTTATCTGAATCCAAGCTCCTTCTAAAAAACCAGGCTAACGAAAAGTTGCTCAAGCTCCTAtgagaagaagagataaaatgGTACCAACGAGCAAAAGTCAATCAAATCCTTCATGGAGACAATAACACTCGTTACTTCCAAATGATAGCTAATGGCAAGCATAGAAAGCAAATAATCTTCTGCTTGAAGTGGGAAGAAGGAAAGATAATGGGAGAAACCCATCTAATGaattacataacaaaatactaCAAAGATCTATTTGGTCCACCTGAGATGAACCAGTTCGCTATAAGCGAATCCTGGACAGATGATATATCACATGTAATAGATACCGAAAATGATATCCTTACATCCCTTTCATTGAAAAGGAGGTTCAGGATCTTGTGTTCCAAATGGAACATAACAAAGCCACCAACCCTGATGATTTTCCCGCGGAGTTTTATCAGACGTTCTGGGACGTTATCAAGGATGACTTGATGACATTGTTCCATGAGCTGCATTCTGGAGATCTTCCGCTATACAACCTAAACTTCGGAGAAATTATTCTCTTACCAAAAACTAAGgaagcaacttgtattcaacaATATAGGCCAATTTGCCTattgaattttagttttaaaattttcacaAAAGTGGCAACCAATCACATAAATAGCATAGCAGATCGTATAATCCGACCAACACAAACAACTTTTATGTGTGGTCATAATATTCTAGAAGGGCTAGTTATTCTTCATGAAACTATCTAACGAACTCCATCGAAAGAAGTTAAATGGTGTTCttctaaaaatagattttgagaAACCTTATGACAAAGTCAATGGCCTTTTCTCTTATAGTGTCTCTGGATGAAAGGTTTCCCACCAAAATGGTGTTCTTGGGTGGAACAATTCATATTTAGAGGTAGTGTAGTTATCACAGTAAATGACTCGACCAGACGATTCTTCCAAATGAAAAAAGGATTACGTCAGGGTGATCCTTTATCACCGATCTTGTTTAACATTGTTGCGGGCATGTTATCAACACTGATCGCGAGAGAAAAAAAGCGATGGTCAGATTAAGGAAATAATGCCTCACCTTGTTCAAAAAGGTCTATCTATTCTCCAATATGCCGACAATACAATCATCTTTATGGAATATGATATGGAGAAGGCTAGAGATTTGAAGCTCTTGCTTTGCTCATTCGAGTAGTTATCTGGCTTAAAGATCAACTTCCATAAGAGCGAGTTGTTCTGCTTTGGTGATGCAAAAGATAGCAGTAACCAGTACGAAAATGTATTTGGATCCACGAAAGGAGAGCTTCCTATGCGCTATCTGGGTATTCTAATACACTATCATAAACTTTAAAACTCGGACTGGAAAGGAGTAGAGGAAATGTTTGAAAAGAGGCTGAGTAGTTGGATGGGCATGCATTTATCATTAAGAGGTAGACTTGTCCTCCTCAACTCAGTCCTTAATAGCTTGTCGATATATATGATGttcttcttcctaatttctagaGGGGTTCTTAAAAGATTAAATTACTTTCATTTCAGATTTTACTGGCAAAGTGACAGCCACGAAAAGAAGTCTCATCTAACAAAATAAAGTGTTCTTTGCTAACCTAAGGAGGTCCAGCAGGAGGAATAGCCAAGGTGTGCAGCCCAGTAGCGATTGTTGATGAGGACCGTGTGGGCAGTCGGCCCAGGAGGGCGCGGAGCAGCAGTGGGCTGGACGCGCGCAGTTGGTGTGCACCGGCGGGGCAGGCGTGGCCCAGGACGGGCGCTCGGCAGGCAGGCCGGGTGGGTGAGGCTCAAGTGGACCAGGCCATGGAGCACGGTGGAGTGGGCCTGATCACTAGGGTAAGGCTCAAGTTTGGGCctgcccggggggggggggtgctggCCTAGGTGGCTTTGGGGCGCATGCAGCAGGCCCATGTGGTTGTCGTGGAGGCTCTGGGGAGCTCGGGGGTGGTGTCCAGCGGCAACGTGTGGCTTGGCATGACGCGTGGTAAGGATTGACCGTGAGGAGACTGAGATCTGGCAGAGATGTTGTGCTAATGGATTCGCGCAGGGCAGTAGATCATGACATGCGGGTTCAGTAAAAGACCCGGGCAGATAATTCACGGCGAGAGCTAATAGTCTGGTGATTTGGTGATGTGAGACTGAAGTTTTAATTAGTTATCGGATGGATTGCCATACATGTGATAAGATGTGTCGTGCGGAAGTGTATGAGGTGTGCGGGTGTTGGAGTGCAATAGGAGGTCGCAAACACGAGGTGTGCATGTGCCGGAACACGGTAGGAGGTCACAGATGCTGATGTTTTTGCAATAAGCGAAGGAGGGGAGGCAGTCGATCGGTTAAATAGACCTCAGAATGGTGTTGCagttgtcggagagtgaactcctgtcgcagggatcccgagagacccctctttagagattcggccggggggatgatcctagaaaagcttgtacgggaaacgagcgggaacggaagtaaatgcgatggcttgcgggtacaccgggtttttggacaggttcgggccgcgcgggggcgtaacaccctactcctgtatgagtgttatatctatccttgaaggggatccttcaaggatatatctggttctcaaaggagagctgtttacaaagagctggaggctcttatgttctagctagctggtctcttgatcgtcttgcgatcgggggctgttgttttcttgttcttcgactgactctcctcctccttttggtgtcctccatcctttccttttatagatgcgccgacctcgacatatcctgaatgggaaagaggggacgcgaatgcccgggtgccacggagaaaggcgtaatcatttcattttggcgaagtgacaggggcggtggaggaaggcggcgtgcattcgaccaccagccgctgcggaagcttcggggtgctctgaaaagggcccaccggacagcctcagaggtgcccggtgcgcccaccctgtcttgttctcctgccagggcagggtggcaggccgagcgcttcgactctggcgacgttatcccgaggcgcgcaggcgaaaacgggacggg from the Phragmites australis chromosome 19, lpPhrAust1.1, whole genome shotgun sequence genome contains:
- the LOC133900806 gene encoding protein ALTERED PHOSPHATE STARVATION RESPONSE 1-like, whose translation is MGSSPSKATREDALVLCKDRMRHIRRSIDSRDALSAAHLSYTQSLRSVGTALRRYAESEISPESSLFISEVDKSPSHSSMASPSPSRAVENVSSPVHQASQMTPPSTRIHYMKAAGATPITITIDPSAAEFVGQESPVSTFVPPPPPLPPELCTSWDFFDPIAAAGSASSNNENGLTLNFSRLKGLRDSREAEVVPLKEDNKEEAIMSDRRHTKLPCGNTSSKQESEPKQSGMSKPSQMVDASTKATSSEQVAAKVEESEMEKELCAETEDPSEFITHRAKDFVSSMKDIETRFIRAAEAGNEVSRMLETKKIRLDICAKIPGSPSKPPTAQFVSALRVCCNRDIILNQETAQHVSKVVTWKRSVSSLSSSSKSALMPSMIKDDVDDSNSDFVEEFAMVSGSHSSTLDRLHAWERKLYDEIKASENVRKAYDEKCNLLRRQFARGLNAQLIDKTRAVVKDLHSRVSVAIQAVDAISKRIEKIRDEELQPQLVELIQGLIRMWKSMLECHHKQFITISLAYHVKGSTTVQQGEHHRQAAMHMWNDMDCFSSSFKNWITAHKLYVEALNAWLQKCVLQPPQRRRKRKVSFPPRQAVSPPIFVLCRDWLAMMESLPTDELCMSIKDVMQLIRSSFEHQDDQNKPKSELQECGMLENNVREEVSGSVAAAEGLQSRLTTVLDRLTKFSEASLKCYEELKQNYEMACDDYRRVGPNAQLV